Part of the Vigna unguiculata cultivar IT97K-499-35 chromosome 3, ASM411807v1, whole genome shotgun sequence genome, TTCGtcgtaaaataaaaattaaattgctttatctaaataagaaaaataaaatttaaaatattttaattaaaattaaaatatttagaattgaAAATGTTTctctaaaaaaattgtaagtaattcaattaatgtattttaattttttagaattgttAAAATCTTTCGTACAAATATAAGGTATACAAGGTGAATGTTGTACAACttttttatcaatgaaaatTGGATCAAATTCAAGTAGAGttgcataattttatttttctataaactaactatatttatgtttttaatattgtgttaaaaaagacttaaaacaattataccatattataaattaatttgaataattttacttacaaaaaaaaatattatttatattatagacAAGTCACATatgatttatttgaaattaaaaaaatataaaatagtttgtTCTCTGAAAGAAGCATTTGCttttaatacttataataatataaaatttctctgtttactttatataaattttttacaatttttttttcacatataagatatatagttggtaatttttttattattgctttattcaatttttatttttaatatcttatacattatatttgttaatttttctaacaaatttaatcagtttttatttttcaatatttcgTACatctaagaaatagaaaagatcaattcaaatatatttaaaaaattgtttttatacatttttcattaaattgaattattatattttaagtttaaaaaagtataaacacTTGGATTGTGACACGTGGTTCCCAAGACATCTAGAAAAGAACTATTTAATTTCTTACAGACATACATAAGATGCACAAATCGGTACTCTtcttaatcataaattttaaaatgttaaataattgtattcttAATCTTGATcaatttaaagttttgaatggGTTAATACATGGAATCATTAACACATTGAACTTTTTCATTGATTTGTTTGCTGACTGTGTACACTTTTTCTTCATTAGTTTGTTGAAGGGTCCAAAGACCATCAACATAAATTTCAATGGAAAAACAGTACCAAATgtagactaaattgaaaacttaGAAGATAAGACATGCAATAAACAGTAAAATACTGTTTAAGATATGCTTTTATCGATAATGGACATTAATGTTGgagaattttgaaatattagcaAAATAACAAAAGTTTGAAAAGTCGCCAATGATAAAAACAGGTATCCATCAAATCCTTAAcattttgttttagaaaaatcaAATCCTTAGATCAAATAGAAggaataaatttgaataaatgtggaatttattttttcagcATTTGAATATAAAGATGGAGGAATTTGTGATGCAGATGTGACTGGTACAGTGAGAATGAAGCAATGAAGAAAGATGCATGGGAAGCACCCCTTCTTCTTGTTATCCACAACAAAGTTGTTTTAGCCACAATAAAGAGGTGGATCACAACCTGGACCCCCTTTCTAACCTCTTCATCTTTGACCTTTGACTCAACCTAATCCACTTCTCTAACTTCCTTTGCATTATGATCcctttcattttttctattctCCATTTCCCccttttgctttcttttattatcaCGGGTATCATGTAGTGCCCaattattaaactatttatttattgttactttAAAAGTTATCAAATTATTGATAGGGAAAGTGCTTGCCAATGACTACAACTTTTCATAGTTACCAAAGCAATGTACATGGACAAagtctatttatttatttaacatttgtttttgaaatttctattttatttttagctaGGATTTGTGTCCTAAGATCGGAGGTGTGGTGGGTGTAGGGTAGCGAATCtacctattattattattattattattattattattattattatgttgtgATTATTGTTTAGGGGTATCATACCCTAATAGCTTGTAGATTGTACGATGAAAGTATTGGGTTTATGTTATGTGATTTGAGTGGAGAAGAAGGGTGAAAGAGACGGAAGAATGAAAAGAGGAGGGGGCAATGTGCAATGTATAGTGAAGAGGAGAAGAGAATAATAAATTGGGTGATGATGTTAAGAGGAGTAAGATTTTAGGCAGAGAAAGTGGGACCCAGAGGTGGCATATTTGGTTTGACCAATCTTTTGGCGTTGGGTTAGATTCCACACGTGTGGGGGAAGGAGGAGTCAGATAAGGGGCAGGGTATGGCAGAGCCAGTCCCTCTCTGTGCCTGTTGGGTATGTTCCTCTGTTTCATCTCATATAAGAGAAACCAAAGCGTGACATACCTAAAGAGAATTTGCAGACCCTTCACATTTGGCACAACTATTTTCTTTTCcccaatttaataatattattttttattatcattattattattatcatcatcatcgtaCTCTCTTCCACCCCTCCATTACAAACAATGCCTGGAAGTTTAGAACCCTTGGATTTGGAGGTTCACATACCCTACCACTTCAGATGCCCAATCTCGCTGGAACTCATGAGAGACCCAGTCACCGTCTGCACCGGTCAGACCTACGACCGACCCAGCATCGAGTCCTGGGTTACCGCCGGTAACACAACCTGTCCCGTCACACGTGCCACTCTCACCGACTTCACCCTAATCCCCAACCACACCCTCCGCCGCCTAATCCAGGACTGGTGCGTTGCTAACCGCGCTTTCGGTGTCGAGCGAATCCCCACTCCCAAACAGCCCGCAGACCCGGCCCTGGTTCGCTCCCTTCTCAACCAAACATCCTCCGAATCCGCTCCAACTCACCTTCGTCTCTCCTCTCTCCGACGACTCAGACAACTTGCGCGCGACTCCGACAAGAACCGCTCCCTCATTTCCTCTCACAACGTCCGCCAGATCCTTCTCCCTATCATTTTCAGCGGTGCGGACGAGTTGAAGCACGAGTCGCTCGCCCTACTCGTTTTGTTCCCGCTCGCCGAGTCCGATTGCGCCGCTCTCGCATCCGACTCCGACAAGGTTAGTTATCTCTCGCGGTTGCTCTCGCACAGCTCGCTTGAAGTCCGAGTCAACTCGGCCGCGTTGATTGAGATCGTCGTCGCCGGGACGCACTCGCCGGAGCTCCGTGCACAGGTGAGCGATGTTGACGAAATCTATGACGGAGTCGTGGACCTGCTCCGCAGCCCGATCTCGTACCCGCGCGCGCTCAAGATCGGGATCAAGGCTTTGTTCGCGCTGTGCTTGGTGAAGCAGACACGGCACAAGGCGGTGGCCGCTGGTGCACCAGCGGTTCTCGTTGATAGGCTCGCGGACTTCGAGAAATGCGACGCGGAGAGGGCGCTCGCCACGGTGGAGCTCCTCTGCAGGATTCCCACGGGATGTGCCGCGTTCGCTAGCCATGCACTGACGGTGCCGATGCTGGTGAAGATAATACTGAAGATATCGGACCGCGCGACGGAGTACGCAGCCGGAGCGTTGCTGTCGTTGTGCTCCGAATCGGAGCGGTGCCAGAGAGAGGCGGTGACGGCGGGGGTGTTGACCCAGCTTCTACTTCTGGTGCAGAGCGATTGCACGGAGAGAGCTAAGAGGAAGGCCCAGATGTTGCTGAAGCTTCTTCGGGATTCGTGGCCGCAGGATTGCATCGGAAATTCTGACGATTTTGCATGCAGCCAGGTTGTTGTGGTTCCCTTctgacaatttttaattttgctaTTGTAATAATCTCCATAATTTTagtgaagaaaaaggaaaattagatTTGAAGATAAGAAAAATGGACAAAGTTTGTGAAGTCTGAAGCTtaattaattagtctttttgtCTAGATTGGTAAATAAATAGAGTTGTAATtctgtatttaattatttttcttctctttgttttGTATGTAAGGATTATTGTGATGAACGAAAGCACAATGTTTGCTTCGTCagagtttgtaattttttaagatgaaaaatatcaaaatagagCTAACTttctgttttctcttttttttttctccttttttctcCCTTTCTTTGTTTCAACTTTCTAGTTATGTAGTATATGTTCAGGAATTTAATCGTGATCGAAATTGTTGGTTATTAGAATGGGTGAATATGCTTTACATGTGGGAACCTTGTGGATTATTGGGGGAAAGGAAACATTCACTGCCATTGGGTGAAGTACACGTTTCTGTTAGCTCCATAGGCAGAAGTCTTTTTGACTTCCGAGGAACGTCATTTTGAATAATCATTATGTTGGGGACTCTTCTCCATGGCTGCTACTGCTcaccaaagaagaaaaatgtagctttatcttcttttttgtgAATATACACTTTTTCTGTGTGTGAATAGATGTAGCTTTTTCTTAAGCCTTTTTTTCTGTACATCAATTTTGTTCTGGACAATACTGCGACCCcaataagatttttattttctgctCTTAACCCAGTTTATAGGAGGATGGATGCGGCTCGAATTGGAATCTGTTAAAAGTAACCACAACCTACTTGATGgggtgtttttattttataagtgatggggtatttttataattgacaGAGGAAGTGTAGAAGAAAGATAATCGAGAGAGATAAAAGAATGTGAAAGTGAAACTACAGATGGTGCATTCCAATGGAAGGGTATCTATGTAGGGGCATTACCATCTATGTATGAACTTGTAGTTGAACAGCGTACACTAGTCTATGACTAAGAAGTTTGAGCAAGAACAAAAGAGAGGGAGCAGAAGGCTGCACGGATTTGAAACGTCTTTGAATGAAAAGGAAAGGGGGCACATGTGAGGGAACATGGTGGGGTCCAGAGGGTCCTACTACAAGGACTGGGAAAATGGTTTATGTGGCTTACAAATAGAGGGGAGGAAGGTCACATGTTGGTGGGAATCAAACCATTGTGTCACATGGGTGCTTGCTTATTTGTTATTCTCTTCActcctttttcaatttttgtgatGGGTACTGCTACAACCACTGGTGCTCACACATCACATGCACAGCCCAACTTTGTTTCTGCTCCACAGTCCCTTACAGatggaaatttattttgtcttccAATCGAAGGTCAGGATATGTAGCAGCCGGGACCCATCATCTACTGTCGCCCTTTTTAGCTTTTtctaattatcttttattcctCCTTTTGGGACACCCACCTAAGGGATGAGGTGATGGGAAACCTTTCCAGCGAGTTTTAACAGTAAATTAAAGTATTCCAAGTCAGAGATTGTGTATTGTATGTAAAGATAGTTAGGGTGAGATTTCATCCATGATTCATCGGTGTCTTAGTGTCTTGCTGCTTTTGGGTTGTCTCCAAGAAAAGAAGTCAAATTGATATTTACATTGTTTCCCCTCTTAATGGGAGACGCATGATATCATTGATGCTTGACAATGAGGGTGTTCTGTTCCTCCGCGTGCTTGATGTGTTGTTTTCAGCAGTCCTACAGTACACAGTTAAATGCTTTCTGCAGACAACAATTCAAAGTCTTGGTCTATGGTGAACAATGACGATTACTACTACTACCACCTGCTGTGCATGGCATGCATGTATATTGGGTTCTTATGATTCAACCATCACTTTCGCACACTATTGAACACAATAAAGTTTCACACGTGCTCTTCTTCACTGCTTTGTTTCTCAAGTTTACATTGACAAAATGTTGGGTGATTCCAATCGTGCACTTCCTGTTTAGAGTTCAGAGACCAAGAGTGGAGCTGTTGTTGTCAAGGACTATGAGTGTCCCTGATGGTGACCATTGTTCCTCACACTTGCCAATTGTCATCTAAAGTAACACTGTCTGATTTATATTTGgttccactatttttttttttctttttgtgaaatTGAGGACAGCTTGCATCTCTTATGGTGATTAAAGTTCATGCTTCTACATGAGTACAAATATGTTACTAATAAATACGGGAACTAGCCAGAGAGTAAATTTGTGGTTTTGACAGACAACTAAATTCAATTGGGTTGAACCCTCCTTAGTCCACTTGGATTCTTATTGGACCAatgggtctttcttcctacacTTCCAATAATTTTTTCTGCCCcttcaaaaatttttaaaatttcaaaaatgccttTTGATTATTTAAGCAATTATTTAAGCAAAGCCACATAAATCATACattcaaaattgttttttaatgtCGACTTCCAGTAAAATACTCCTtgaatgtaaatatatatatatatatatatatatatatatatatatatatatatatatatttatttatttattaaggttttattttatttttaaaacacgtattaaaaatattaaaaattaaaaaatatataaatttaaaacaaaattactttaaaaaatacaaaataaacaaaaaatatgttaaaaaatatgaaaaataaaatttaaaaatattttaaattaaaataataaaactttaaatttaatatatatatatatatatatatat contains:
- the LOC114179051 gene encoding U-box domain-containing protein 26-like, giving the protein MPGSLEPLDLEVHIPYHFRCPISLELMRDPVTVCTGQTYDRPSIESWVTAGNTTCPVTRATLTDFTLIPNHTLRRLIQDWCVANRAFGVERIPTPKQPADPALVRSLLNQTSSESAPTHLRLSSLRRLRQLARDSDKNRSLISSHNVRQILLPIIFSGADELKHESLALLVLFPLAESDCAALASDSDKVSYLSRLLSHSSLEVRVNSAALIEIVVAGTHSPELRAQVSDVDEIYDGVVDLLRSPISYPRALKIGIKALFALCLVKQTRHKAVAAGAPAVLVDRLADFEKCDAERALATVELLCRIPTGCAAFASHALTVPMLVKIILKISDRATEYAAGALLSLCSESERCQREAVTAGVLTQLLLLVQSDCTERAKRKAQMLLKLLRDSWPQDCIGNSDDFACSQVVVVPF